One window of Triticum dicoccoides isolate Atlit2015 ecotype Zavitan chromosome 5A, WEW_v2.0, whole genome shotgun sequence genomic DNA carries:
- the LOC119302641 gene encoding E3 ubiquitin ligase BIG BROTHER-related-like, with amino-acid sequence MEDSKGSDGGGGERPGADHNPSPDQPPPVAAPGGGDDAAAAAAAAAALAEDEARRPFTALSQVDADLALARVLQEQERAYMMLRMNGVGGGGGEGSDYGSSEAGSYEYDEDADEDYEEELENHLRVHHHEHPGGGEGDGDDDLEADGEGEGEGQDEGSEESEYEEEGFDEDEEVEDVELDPAEYEDDEAYARALQDAEEREVAARLMALAGISDWRAVEHVEDHINDAQDSWQEVDPDEYSYEELVALGDVVGTESRGLSADTLASLPSVTYKTKDMQDGNTEQCVICRVEFEEGESLVALPCNHSYHPDCINQWLQINKVCPMCSAEVSTSANKQA; translated from the exons ATGGAGGATTCCAAGgggagcgacggcggcggcggcgagaggcccGGCGCCGACCACAACCCTAGCCCGGATCAGCCCCCGCCGGTCGCCGCTCCCGGAGGAGGGGACGATGccgctgcggctgctgctgctgcggcggcCTTGGCCGAGGACGAGGCGCGGCGCCCGTTCACGGCCCTCAGCCAGGTCGACGCCGACCTCGCCCTGGCGCGCGTCCTCCAGGAGCAG GAACGGGCGTATATGATGCTCCGGATGaacggagtcggcggcggcggcggcgagggcagcgACTACGGGAGCTCGGAGGCCGGGAGCTACGAGTACGACGAGGATGCCGACGAggactacgaggaggagctcgagaACCACCTCCGCGTCCACCACCACGAGCACCCAGGCGGCGGCGAGGGTGATGGGGACGATGATCTCGAGGCTgatggcgagggcgagggcgagggccagGACGAAGGCTCTGAGGAGAGCGAGTACGAGGAGGAGGGGTTcgatgaggatgaggaggtggaggatgTGGAGCTAGACCCTGCAGAGTACGAGGACGACGAGGCTTATGCGCGGGCGCTTCAGGACGCTGAGGAGCGTGAGGTTGCCGCGCGGCTTATGGCTCTCGCTGGGATCAGCGATT GGCGGGCGGTGGAGCATGTCGAGGATCACATAAACGACGCGCAG GATTCATGGCAAGAGGTTGATCCAGACGAGTACTCTTATGAG GAATTAGTTGCTTTGGGTGACGTAGTTGGTACAGAAAGTAGAGGTCTCTCTGCTGATACACTTGCTTCCTTACCTTCAGTAACTTACAAGACAAAAGATATGCAAGATGGCAACACAGAACA ATGTGTAATTTGTCGTGTGGAATTTGAGGAAGGTGAATCTTTGGTTGCACTTCCCTGCAATCATTCATACCATCCTGACTGCATTAATCAGTGGCTTCAAATAAATAAG GTATGCCCTATGTGTAGCGCAGAAGTTTCTACCTCAGCAAACAAGCAGGCATGA